A genomic region of Micromonospora sp. NBC_01796 contains the following coding sequences:
- the pnuC gene encoding nicotinamide riboside transporter PnuC has protein sequence MATAERTDEAMLDWLNSPAVTVFGAPTSWAELLGFATGMLCVLLVVRQHVANWPVGILNVLLLMVVFWSAGLYADAGLQIVYVVLGGYGWWQWTRGTGRDGVTGVRTTTRVEWTGLATAGVVLTGLLWFFLDRFTGSTVPLPDAFTTALSLLATYGQARKLVESWWLWAAVDLVYIPLYGYKGLWLTAILYVGFLGLCGLGWRAWRADLRERSAGPGPVGATVTA, from the coding sequence ATGGCCACTGCCGAGCGGACGGACGAGGCGATGCTGGACTGGCTCAACTCACCGGCGGTGACGGTGTTCGGGGCGCCGACCTCGTGGGCGGAACTGCTCGGGTTCGCCACCGGGATGCTCTGCGTGCTGCTCGTCGTACGGCAGCACGTCGCGAACTGGCCGGTCGGCATCCTGAACGTGCTGCTGTTGATGGTGGTCTTCTGGTCCGCCGGGCTCTACGCGGACGCCGGGCTGCAGATCGTCTACGTGGTGCTCGGCGGGTACGGCTGGTGGCAGTGGACCCGGGGCACCGGACGGGACGGCGTGACCGGGGTGCGTACCACCACGAGGGTCGAGTGGACCGGCCTCGCGACAGCGGGGGTGGTGCTCACCGGTCTGCTCTGGTTCTTCCTGGATCGTTTCACCGGCTCGACGGTCCCGCTGCCGGACGCGTTCACCACCGCACTCTCCCTGCTCGCGACGTACGGCCAGGCGCGCAAGCTGGTGGAGAGCTGGTGGTTGTGGGCGGCGGTCGACCTGGTCTACATCCCGCTCTACGGCTACAAGGGCCTGTGGCTGACCGCGATCCTGTACGTCGGATTCCTCGGGCTGTGCGGACTCGGGTGGCGGGCATGGCGGGCCGACCTGCGCGAACGGTCGGCAGGACCCGGCCCGGTGGGCGCCACGGTGACCGCATGA